In one window of Desulfurella amilsii DNA:
- a CDS encoding NADP-dependent isocitrate dehydrogenase translates to MSDKAKIYWTKVDEAPYLATFSLLPAVEKFFKSAGVSVEVKDISVAGRILASFPEYLKENQRVPDDLAKLAELVKLPGTNVIKLPNISASVPQLVATIKELQNKGYNVPDYPEEPKTEEEKKIKDTYSKVLGSAVNPVLREGNNIRAISKSVKESAKKFPDAMGLPLKPWSKDSKTHVAHMSGGDFYEHERSITAEKPTKIKIEFIDDAGKPQVLKELALQEKEVFDGTFMDVVALQKFFGEEINKAKEEGILWSLHLKATMMKVSDPVMFGFAVKEYYKDVFAKHEQTFKEIGVNTNNGLADVYLKIKKLPENKQKEIEADIQAVYDKNPPLFMVDSDKGTTNLHMPNLVIIDASLPTIVRDGGKAWGPDGKPSDVKVVIPDRCYATIYKEIIEDCKVNGQFDRTTMGSVTNIGLMAMKAEEYGSHDKTFIAPSNGTFRVVDENNKAFIEHKVKKGDIWRGCQVKDAAVKNWVQIAVERSKQTKNSTVFWLDENRAHDAQLIKKVNEYLKAYDTTGLDIRILKPQEAMRFTVEKVRKGKDVIAVTGNALRDYLTDLFPILEVGTSAKVLSIIPLLAGGRVSEAGAGGSAPKHVEQFIEQGHLRWDSTAEFTAITTALRFFEEKYGDKKAKVLADASEIALTKLLANKQWPGRKPGELDNRGQHYYFIKYWAEGLAGQSEDKDLQAKFLKPAKGLSENESKIIEEFKAAAGKPANINGYYFPDEDKLALAMRPSKTLNNIIDSI, encoded by the coding sequence ATGTCAGACAAAGCTAAGATTTATTGGACAAAGGTCGATGAAGCGCCTTATTTGGCCACGTTTTCGCTATTACCAGCAGTAGAAAAATTTTTTAAATCAGCAGGTGTTAGTGTAGAGGTTAAAGATATTTCAGTCGCAGGCAGGATACTCGCAAGTTTTCCAGAGTATCTAAAGGAAAACCAGAGAGTACCAGATGATTTGGCTAAACTTGCTGAGTTGGTTAAGCTACCAGGTACTAATGTGATAAAATTGCCCAACATTAGTGCTTCTGTTCCGCAGTTGGTTGCTACAATTAAAGAGTTGCAAAATAAAGGCTATAATGTGCCAGATTACCCAGAAGAGCCAAAAACAGAAGAGGAGAAAAAAATCAAAGATACTTACTCAAAAGTATTGGGCAGTGCCGTTAATCCTGTGTTAAGGGAAGGCAACAACATAAGAGCTATATCTAAGTCTGTAAAAGAGAGTGCAAAGAAATTTCCAGATGCAATGGGTTTGCCATTAAAGCCTTGGAGTAAAGATTCTAAAACGCATGTTGCACACATGAGTGGTGGTGACTTTTATGAGCACGAAAGGTCAATTACCGCTGAAAAACCAACAAAAATAAAAATCGAATTTATCGACGATGCTGGCAAACCTCAAGTACTAAAAGAACTTGCATTGCAAGAAAAGGAAGTTTTTGACGGAACGTTTATGGATGTTGTAGCTTTGCAAAAATTCTTTGGTGAAGAAATAAATAAGGCAAAGGAAGAAGGCATACTTTGGTCACTACATCTAAAAGCAACAATGATGAAGGTATCAGATCCTGTTATGTTCGGTTTTGCAGTAAAAGAATACTATAAAGATGTTTTTGCAAAACACGAACAAACATTTAAAGAAATTGGTGTAAATACGAACAATGGTCTTGCAGATGTATACCTTAAGATCAAAAAATTACCCGAAAATAAACAAAAAGAAATCGAGGCAGATATACAGGCAGTTTATGATAAAAATCCCCCGTTATTTATGGTAGACTCAGACAAAGGCACAACTAACCTTCATATGCCAAATCTTGTTATTATAGATGCCTCACTGCCTACAATAGTAAGAGATGGCGGTAAAGCTTGGGGGCCAGACGGCAAACCAAGTGATGTCAAAGTAGTTATACCAGATCGATGCTATGCGACAATTTACAAAGAAATTATAGAAGATTGCAAGGTAAATGGCCAGTTTGATAGGACTACTATGGGCTCAGTTACAAATATTGGCTTAATGGCTATGAAAGCGGAAGAGTATGGTTCACACGATAAAACATTTATTGCTCCATCAAACGGTACTTTTAGGGTTGTTGATGAAAACAATAAGGCCTTTATTGAACACAAAGTTAAAAAAGGAGATATTTGGAGAGGCTGCCAAGTAAAAGATGCAGCTGTAAAAAATTGGGTACAAATAGCAGTAGAAAGGTCAAAACAGACAAAAAATTCTACTGTATTTTGGCTTGATGAAAATAGAGCTCATGATGCCCAGTTAATCAAAAAAGTTAACGAGTATCTGAAAGCGTATGATACAACTGGTCTGGATATTCGTATATTAAAACCTCAAGAAGCAATGAGGTTTACGGTAGAAAAAGTACGAAAAGGCAAAGATGTGATAGCAGTGACAGGAAATGCGTTAAGGGACTATTTAACGGATCTTTTCCCAATCCTAGAAGTTGGCACCAGTGCAAAAGTGCTATCTATTATACCATTGCTTGCAGGTGGTAGAGTATCCGAAGCCGGAGCTGGTGGATCTGCACCAAAGCATGTTGAGCAATTTATTGAGCAAGGTCACTTAAGGTGGGATTCTACGGCAGAATTCACAGCCATTACTACTGCTTTAAGATTCTTTGAGGAAAAATACGGCGATAAAAAAGCAAAGGTTTTGGCAGATGCATCTGAGATTGCACTTACAAAACTTTTAGCAAACAAGCAGTGGCCAGGAAGAAAACCCGGAGAACTGGATAATAGAGGTCAGCATTATTATTTTATAAAATATTGGGCTGAGGGTTTGGCAGGACAAAGTGAGGACAAAGATTTGCAAGCTAAATTTTTGAAACCAGCAAAAGGATTAAGCGAAAACGAATCTAAAATTATAGAAGAATTTAAGGCAGCTGCCGGAAAGCCTGCTAACATAAATGGGTATTACTTCCCAGATGAAGATAAACTTGCTCTTGCTATGA